Proteins found in one Candidatus Aminicenantes bacterium genomic segment:
- a CDS encoding MBL fold metallo-hydrolase, producing MNAKFICAAMTLAAGTLYLNASLKSTILNDNTVHTPGTRSDWGFSCLVEKNGHTLLFDANTQPHIPANNAKKLGVDLCAVRHVMISHGHRDHFGDLQAVLRTALNLCCIGKKNIACYILTLNERCCTASFFLVQQMCQELNMVYMAKGSLDE from the coding sequence ATGAATGCAAAATTCATTTGCGCGGCAATGACCCTGGCGGCAGGGACATTGTACCTGAACGCATCGTTGAAATCGACCATCCTAAATGACAATACCGTCCATACACCGGGCACCCGCTCAGACTGGGGCTTTTCCTGCCTGGTCGAGAAGAACGGACATACCCTGCTTTTTGATGCGAATACCCAACCCCATATCCCGGCCAACAACGCTAAAAAACTGGGAGTCGATTTATGCGCCGTCCGCCACGTCATGATCTCCCACGGCCACCGCGACCACTTCGGTGACCTGCAAGCCGTTTTACGCACGGCCCTCAATCTTTGCTGCATTGGCAAAAAAAACATTGCCTGCTATATACTGACTTTGAATGAACGATGCTGTACAGCTTCCTTTTTTCTCGTGCAGCAAATGTGTCAAGAACTGAACATGGTCTATATGGCCAAAGGATCGCTTGATGAATAA